Below is a genomic region from Nevskiales bacterium.
GCGCCGGCGCCGCTGGGCGCGGTGCTGGCGCTGGCGATGGTCAATGCCGCCTACGCGCCGCAGGTCGCCGCCTACCAGGCGATGTTCGGGCCCATCGACCCGCGCAAGCAGATGTTCGTGGCCGCGACCGACACCTTCGCGCGCGCCTATTCGCAGACCTTTTCCGACATCGCGCGCGACTACGGCGTGTACGTGGTGGCCAGCAACAACCAGGCGCGCTACCGCGCCTCGAAAGACCCGGCCGAGATCGCCCTGTTCAAGGATCCGGACCTGGCGGCGGTGGACGAGGTGTACATCGCCCTGGATGCGCGCGTGACCAACCAGACCGCGATCTGGGGGCCGCGGGACGTCAATCCCGAGGCGCCAGCAGGCGAGAAGAACCTGCTGTTCCGCAACGATAAAGTGCCGATCACGGCGCTCGAGCGCGACCTGATCGCCATCGACGAAGGTCCGGCCACCGGCGACGAAGCACGCGCCAATGCCGCGGGCGTGGTGGTGGCCGGCTTCCGGCTCGGCTTCGCCACCTCGCTGCCGGCCTTCGCCTGGGGCTATGACTTCGGCCAGCGGCCGGCGGGCCTGGAACCCTGTGCCGATGTGCGCATCAGCTACATGCCCTGTATGGATGCGCTCGGTGTGGACGTGGTGGTGCAGGCCGAGGCCAATCCCGGCCGCTGGGCGGTGGAGCAGGCCGGCGGCTGGCAGCCGCTGGAGTGGATGGATTCCACCTGGCGCAGCGTGGCCGAGCCGACGGTCAAGTTCCGCTACAACATCACACCGCACATGGTCGGCAACCTGCTCGATCTTGTGTTCGACGGTCAGAGCGCGATCACGAAACGCGGCGCGAATGCGCCGCTGCGGCACTATGTCGGCAACACCGAGTTCAACCCGGCCACCGATCCGGCCGAATACCAGATCTATGCCGGTGGCAAGCCCGAGTTCCTGGTACTGGCGCCCTGGGTGACGGCCGACGCGCCGCGGAACGAACTGCGCGCCACCGGCGCCAGGCTCGCCGCCGGCAGCAACGATCCGCTGGAGAACGATTACCTGGAAACCGCCGTGTGGGCGGACTTGGTACGATGACCAAAGGCGCAGGCCAGCTGAGGGGATGAAATGAACTTCGACGAATACCGCAAGCACGACGGCCTTGGCCTGGCTGAACTGGTAGCGAAGAAAGAAGTCACGCCGGCCGAGCTGCTGGAGGTCGCGATCGCGCGCGCCGAGGCGGTCAACCCCAAGCTCAACGCGATCATCATCCCGATGTACGACCTCGCGCGTGAGCGGGCCAGGCAGGCTCTGAGCGGGCCCTTCGCCGGCGTGCCCTTCCTGGTCAAGGACCTGTTCCAGGAATACGCCGGCGTGCGTGCCGCTTACGGCTGCAAGGCGCTGAAGGCGGCCAACTACACCGCCGACGCGCATGCCGAGATCACCGCGCGCTGGCTGAAGGCCGGCACCGTGATCTTCGGCCGCACGAATACTCCGGAATTCGGCGCCAAGGGCATTACCGAGCCCGACGCCTGGGGCCCGACGCGCAATGCCTGGAACCCGGCGCACACGCCGGGCGGCTCCTCCGGCGGCTCGGCCACGGCGGTTGCCGCCGGCATCGTGCCGATGGCCGGTGCCAACGACGGCGGTGGCTCGATCCGCATCCCGGCCAGCGCCTGCGGGCTGTTCGGCCTCAAGCCCGGGCGCGGCCGCACGCCCTGGGGCCCGCGCTACGGCGAGCTGATGCACGGCGCCGCGATGAACCATATCGTCTCGCGCTCGGTGCGCGACAGCGCGGCCATGCTGGATGCGACCCACGGGCCGGAACTGGGTTCGCTGTTCCGCATCGAGCCGCCCGAGCGGCCTTATATAGAGGAAGTGACCCGCGACCCCGGCAAGCTGCGCATCGCCTTCACCACGCGCTCGCCGATCGGCATGCCGGTGCATCCCGAGGCGGTGCGCGCGGTGCGCGAAACCGCTCAGCTGCTGGCGTCGCTCGGCCACCATGTCGAGGGCGCCGAGCCGGAAATCAACGGCCTGCAGCTGGCGGAGGACTTCATCACCATGTGGTTCGCCAACTGCGCCGCCACGGTAGACGAGATCAAGAAACAAACCGGCTGCGGCGATTCCGGCTTCGAGCTCGACACGCTGGCCATGGTCGCCTTCGGCCACGCCAGTCGTGCCAGCGAATACGTGGCCGGCTACCTGCGCTGGAGCGACTACGCCCGCAAGCTCGGGGAGTTTCACCAGAAGTACGATCTTCTGATGACCCCGACCTGGGCCATGCCGCCGGCGCGCATCGGCGAGATCGTGACCCCGCGCTGGCAGCAGGTGGCGATGAAGATCCTCATGGCGCTGGGCCTGACGCGCGTAGTCCTCAACTCCGGCATGATCGAGAAGATGGTGCAGGAAAACCTCAAGTGGGTGCCGTTCACTCAGCTCGCCAACCTGACCGGCGTGCCGGCGATGTCGGTGCCGCTGCACTGGACCACCGGCGAGATCCCCGCGCCACAGCCGGGCGACGCGCTGCATCCCGAGCGCAAGGCCAGCCAGCAGCCGCCGGCGGTGCCGGGCCTGCCGATGGGCGTGCAGTTCGTCGCGCCGCACGGCGGCGAGGGCTTGCTGTTCCGCCTGGCCGGCCAGCTGGAGCAGGCCAAACCCTGGTTCCACCGCGTTCCGGAGCTGTGATGAGCGCCCTGCGTTCCACGCTCGATTTCGCCCGTTTCCTGCCCAAGGCAACGAATGTCATCGAGGTGCCGGCGGACCTCGGGCCGCTGACGCAGATTGACCACAAGGGCGAATGCGACCCGCGCGACGTCGGCCTCGAGCCGCGCCAGGTCGCGGACATCTGGCAGTCGGTCGAGGATTTCTACCGCACCGGCATGCAGCCGGGCATCAGTCTCGCGATCCGCCGGCACGGCCGGCTGGTCCTGCACCGGGCCATCGGCCACGCGCGCGGCAACGGACCGGCCGATCCGCCGGATACGCCGAAGATGCCGATGCGGCTCGACACGCCGGTGTGTCTGTTCTCCGCCTCCAAGGCGATCACTGCGATGCTGGTGCACAAGCTGGTCGAAGATGGCCGCCTGCGCCTGCGCGACCGGGTCGCCGAGTACCTGCCGGAATTCGGCGTGCGCGGCAAGGACAAGACCACCCTGCTCAACGTGCTGTCGCACCGGGCCGGCATCCCGTCCATCCCGCTCAAGGATCCGGATCCGGCGCTGCTGCAGGACTGGGACAGCATCGTGCAGATGCTGTGCGCGGCCAAGCCCCTGCACGTGATCGGCTGGATCCAGGCCTATCACGCCATCACCGCCGGCTTCGTGCTGGGTGAAGTGATACGCCGCGTGACCGGCCGCGAGCTGCGCGAGCTGATGACCGAGACCTTCCGCCGGCCGCTGGGCTTCCGCTACTTCAACTTCGGGCTCGAGCGGGCAGAGGACCGTGCCCAGGCGGCTTTCAACTACTTCACCGGCTCGGCGCTGAAATTCCCGCTGAGCTACGTCGCGCGTCGCGTGCTGGGTGTGGACTTCGAGCGCGTCTCAGCGGTCGCGAACGAAGAGAACTACATGACCGCGGTGGTGCCGGCCGGCAACGTGTATGCCACCGCCGACGAGTCCTGCCGCTTCTTCCAGATGATGCTCAACGGCGGCGAGCTGGACGGCGTGCGCGTGTTCGAGCCGCGCACGCTGGTCAAGGCCACGCGCCCGGTCGGCGTGATCCAGTTCGACCGCTCGCTGATGATCCCGATGCGCTTCTCCGCCGGCCTGATGCTGGGCGAGTGGCCGGCCGGCCTGTACGGACAGAACTGCGGCGAGGCCTTCGGCCACCTCGGCTTCATCAACATCGTGTGCTGGGCCGATCCCGCGCGCGACATCTCTGCCGCGCTGCTCACCACCGGCAAGTCCATGGCGCTCGAGAACCTCACCAGCTTCTACAAGGTGCTGCTGGCGATCAGCAACAACTGTCCGCCGGTGCCGCGCGTGCAGCGCCCGGCGTGGACGCTCGCCTAGCCGCGAGCGAGCGGGGCGGTTGCGGGCTGGCTGAAATCGGCCAGCTGCGCGTCGAGCGCGCGTTTGAAGGCCGGCCGCGCGGTACAGCGCTCGAGGTGGTCGGCCAGGCGCCGGTCGCGGGTCACGATATCGGTGTGTTTCAGGATCCTCAGCACCGTGGTCATCTGCGGACCCCACTGGCGTCATGTCCGACCGCCCGACCCAGCGAGCCATGGCCGATTGCAGACACATGCGGACGGCGTGAAAATCGCCCCGTGGCCAGACATGTCTGCCGCATGAGCGCCTGTTTCAGATCCCCAGTGCCAACCTCCAGTGCCACCTGACATGAAAACCCCCCGCAGAACGACATCCCGGCGTGCGCAGCCGGACGCGTCTGCTGCGCCGGCAGCGTCCACGCCGGTGCTGGGCCTGGCGCTGGGCAGCGGCTCGGCGCGCGGCTGGGCGCACATCGGCGTGATCCAGGAACTGGAGGCGATGGGCATCCGTCCGCAGGTGGTGGCGGGCACTTCCATCGGTGCGCTGGTCGGTGCGGTGTATGTGTCCGGCCAGCTCGATGACTTGGCGCGCTGGGTTCGGACCCTGACCTTGCGCGACGTTTTCGGCCTGCTCGACATCAGCTTCACCGGCGGTGTGGTGAAGGGCGAGAAACTGTTCGGTTTCTTCCACGAGCAGCATCGTAACCCGAACATCGAGGAGCTGGCGCAGCGTTACGTGAGCGTGGCCACCGACATGCACTCGGGGCGCGAGATCTGGATCACGCGCGGACCGATCCTGGCGGCGGCGCGCGCCTCCTGCGCCATGCCCGGTGTGTTCTCGCCGGTGAAATACCGCGAGCGCTGGATGCTTGACGGCGGCCTGGTGAACCCGGTGCCGGTGTCGGCCTGCCGCGCGTTTGGCGCAGATGTCGTCATCGCGGTAAACCTCAACGCGCAGCTGGTCGGTGCGCACCTGTCGCGCCAGAGCCGGCGGCAGGTCGAGGCACAGGCGCGCGATGTGGAGGAACGCGGGTTCTGGCAGCGGGTGCGTGGCTACTTCAGTGCCGAGCCGGACGGGTCGCCGAGTTTCTTCGACGTCGTCGCCACCAGCATCAACATCATGCAGGACCGTATCACGCGCAGTCGCATGGCGGGAGACCCCGCCGAGCTGACGCTGGTGCCGCAGCTGGAGGACTTCGCGCTGATGGATTTTCACCGCGCGGACGAGGCGATCCGCGAAGGGCGGCGGCTGATCCGCCGCTACGCGGACGATATCCGCGCCTGGACCGGTCAGGCAGCGAACCCGGCGGCCGACCGGCGCAAGCGCCCGCGTCGCTGAAAGAGTGCCGGTTTCAGTCGTCCGGTGCTTGCAGTATCACCGGCACTTTCAGCCATTCGCCTTCGCGATACACGCCGAGCACGATGCGCTCTCCCGGCCGGTAGCGGTCGAGCGCGGTCAGCAGCTCGCCCAGCCGCGATACCGGCTGCCCGTTGACCGCCGTAATCACGTCGCCGGCGACGATGCCGCCGTCGGCGGTCTCGCGCGTGCCCCGCAGCCCGGCGCGCGCCGCAGCCGAGCCCGGCTGCACCTCCAGCACCAGCACGCCCGTCACGCCCAGCCGGGCCGATACGCGTGCGGATAGCTCGTCGCTGGCGGTGATGCCGAGTGCGGGCCGTCGGTAGCGCCCGTGCGCAATGAGCTGCGGTACGACACGACTGACGGTGTCGATCGGCACGGCGAAGCCAATCCCGGCGTAGGCGCCGGAGGGCGAGTAGATCGCCGTGTTGACGCCGATCACGCGGCCGGCGCTGTCCAGCAGCGGACCGCCGGAGTTGCCCGGGTTGATGGCGGCGTCGGTCTGGATCAGATGCTCGATGGGCACGCCGTCGTCGCTGGGGATGGCGCGATCGAGCGCGGAGATGATGCCGGAGGTGAGCGTGTGGTCGAGGCCGAACGGGTTGCCGATGGCGAATACCTTTTGTCCGACCTTGAGGTCGTGGCTGGTGCCGAGCGCCAGCCGCGGTGGCGGGTTGAGCGGCACCTTGATGCGCAGCACTGCCAGGTCATGTTCCGGGCTCGCCCCCACCAGCTCGGCGTTGAAACGCCGCTGGTCGGCCAACCGCACCTGCGCCTTCTGCGCGTCACGCAGCACGTGCCAGTTGGTGACGATGTGGCCGCTGTTGTCCCACACGAAGCCCGAACCCGTACCCTGCGGCACCTCGAACACGTTGCGTGTCCACACGTCCACGACGCGGGCGATGGTGGTGATGTATACCACGGCCGGGCTTGACTGCTCGAACAGTGCGATCGTGGCCTTCTCGTCCGCAGCCAGTTCGCCGCGCGGCGCGACCACGGGCGTGACCGGCTCATGGCGCGCAAGCCAAGGCTGCACCTGTGCCCAGGCCATGGCGCCGAGCACGCCGAACAGGAGCAGGAAGAGGAGGTTGCGGACGAAGCGCTCGAGACCCATGTGACACTCCCGTTGTTGCGGAAGGAGTGGCTGGGAATCATACCCCAGTGCGCAGGGGGATCAGAGCGGGTCTATGCGTTCCATGAGGCGGCCCGTCGCCACCAGCTCCATCCACTCGTCGGCCAGCTGCTGGCCGGCCACCACGCAGGCCCTCCAGTCACGGATGCGCTCGTCGTCGTGGCCGGCGTAGCGGTAGAAGTCGTGCCGGTCGGGGATGCGCTTTTGCGGCAGCCGCTCGATGAACGCAGCGGAGGGCGCGATCAGCAGCGTGTGGTCCAGATTGCGCGGCTTGCGCCAGGGCAGGAACTTGTCCAGCCAGCCGGTGGTGACGGTTTCGCCGAAGTGCGGCAGGAAAAGGATTCCGTTCGGCTCGGCCAGCGGAAGATCCATGTGATAGTCCACCATGCCGCCGTCCAGGTAGGCACCGGGCGGCGCGCCGGGGATGTCGCGTACCGGCGTCATCACCATCGGGATGGAGGCGCTGGCCATCAGCGCCGGCACCAGGTTGCCGCACGTGAGCGGCGCGACATGGGTGGTGAAGCCGTCCGGCTTGAGCGCCACCGGCGCCGACTGCGGGCTGTGCAGCAGGGTGCGCTCGAAGAACGCGCCCAGCGCGCGCCG
It encodes:
- a CDS encoding amidase is translated as MNFDEYRKHDGLGLAELVAKKEVTPAELLEVAIARAEAVNPKLNAIIIPMYDLARERARQALSGPFAGVPFLVKDLFQEYAGVRAAYGCKALKAANYTADAHAEITARWLKAGTVIFGRTNTPEFGAKGITEPDAWGPTRNAWNPAHTPGGSSGGSATAVAAGIVPMAGANDGGGSIRIPASACGLFGLKPGRGRTPWGPRYGELMHGAAMNHIVSRSVRDSAAMLDATHGPELGSLFRIEPPERPYIEEVTRDPGKLRIAFTTRSPIGMPVHPEAVRAVRETAQLLASLGHHVEGAEPEINGLQLAEDFITMWFANCAATVDEIKKQTGCGDSGFELDTLAMVAFGHASRASEYVAGYLRWSDYARKLGEFHQKYDLLMTPTWAMPPARIGEIVTPRWQQVAMKILMALGLTRVVLNSGMIEKMVQENLKWVPFTQLANLTGVPAMSVPLHWTTGEIPAPQPGDALHPERKASQQPPAVPGLPMGVQFVAPHGGEGLLFRLAGQLEQAKPWFHRVPEL
- a CDS encoding serine hydrolase domain-containing protein, producing MSALRSTLDFARFLPKATNVIEVPADLGPLTQIDHKGECDPRDVGLEPRQVADIWQSVEDFYRTGMQPGISLAIRRHGRLVLHRAIGHARGNGPADPPDTPKMPMRLDTPVCLFSASKAITAMLVHKLVEDGRLRLRDRVAEYLPEFGVRGKDKTTLLNVLSHRAGIPSIPLKDPDPALLQDWDSIVQMLCAAKPLHVIGWIQAYHAITAGFVLGEVIRRVTGRELRELMTETFRRPLGFRYFNFGLERAEDRAQAAFNYFTGSALKFPLSYVARRVLGVDFERVSAVANEENYMTAVVPAGNVYATADESCRFFQMMLNGGELDGVRVFEPRTLVKATRPVGVIQFDRSLMIPMRFSAGLMLGEWPAGLYGQNCGEAFGHLGFINIVCWADPARDISAALLTTGKSMALENLTSFYKVLLAISNNCPPVPRVQRPAWTLA
- the rssA gene encoding patatin-like phospholipase RssA; this translates as MKTPRRTTSRRAQPDASAAPAASTPVLGLALGSGSARGWAHIGVIQELEAMGIRPQVVAGTSIGALVGAVYVSGQLDDLARWVRTLTLRDVFGLLDISFTGGVVKGEKLFGFFHEQHRNPNIEELAQRYVSVATDMHSGREIWITRGPILAAARASCAMPGVFSPVKYRERWMLDGGLVNPVPVSACRAFGADVVIAVNLNAQLVGAHLSRQSRRQVEAQARDVEERGFWQRVRGYFSAEPDGSPSFFDVVATSINIMQDRITRSRMAGDPAELTLVPQLEDFALMDFHRADEAIREGRRLIRRYADDIRAWTGQAANPAADRRKRPRR
- a CDS encoding trypsin-like peptidase domain-containing protein, with product MGLERFVRNLLFLLLFGVLGAMAWAQVQPWLARHEPVTPVVAPRGELAADEKATIALFEQSSPAVVYITTIARVVDVWTRNVFEVPQGTGSGFVWDNSGHIVTNWHVLRDAQKAQVRLADQRRFNAELVGASPEHDLAVLRIKVPLNPPPRLALGTSHDLKVGQKVFAIGNPFGLDHTLTSGIISALDRAIPSDDGVPIEHLIQTDAAINPGNSGGPLLDSAGRVIGVNTAIYSPSGAYAGIGFAVPIDTVSRVVPQLIAHGRYRRPALGITASDELSARVSARLGVTGVLVLEVQPGSAAARAGLRGTRETADGGIVAGDVITAVNGQPVSRLGELLTALDRYRPGERIVLGVYREGEWLKVPVILQAPDD
- a CDS encoding patatin-like phospholipase family protein; its protein translation is GEGQGGGEAVAALSIKAGAAARRLIEREGFSPDLITHLGAAAGGPKWLILDRLDRALFGEWFKARRKPLVAVGASIGSWRLACAAQRDPIAAIERFEAAYLDQRYGPKPSAQDVSAAAQRILDVLLGEHGVTEILAHPWLRLNIVAARCRAGIGSENSLRQKAGLLGALLANLVHRRALGAFFERTLLHSPQSAPVALKPDGFTTHVAPLTCGNLVPALMASASIPMVMTPVRDIPGAPPGAYLDGGMVDYHMDLPLAEPNGILFLPHFGETVTTGWLDKFLPWRKPRNLDHTLLIAPSAAFIERLPQKRIPDRHDFYRYAGHDDERIRDWRACVVAGQQLADEWMELVATGRLMERIDPL